A single genomic interval of Homo sapiens chromosome 7, GRCh38.p14 Primary Assembly harbors:
- the AP4M1 gene encoding AP-4 complex subunit mu-1 isoform 7 (isoform 7 is encoded by transcript variant 11), translating to MLRNFIQTEAVVSKPFSLFDLSSVGLFGAETQQSKVAPSSAASRPVLSSRSDQSQKNEVFLDVVERLSVLIASNGSLLKVDVQGEIRLKSFLPSGSEMRIGLTEEFCVGKSELRGYGPGIRVDEVSFHSSVNLDEFESHRILRLQPPQGELTVMRYQLSDDLPSPLPFRLFPSVQWDRGSGRLQVYLKLRCDLLSKSQALNVRLHLPLPRGVVSLSQELSSPEQKAELAEGALRWDLPRVQGGSQLSGLFQMDVPGPPGPPSHGLSTSASPLGLGPASLSFELPRHTCSGLQVRFLRLAFRPCGNANPHKWVRHLSHSDAYVIRI from the exons ATGCTGAGGAATTTCATCCAGACGGAAGCTGTGGTCAGCAAGCCCTTCAGCCTCTTTGACCTCAGCAGCGTTGGCTTG TTTGGGGCTGAGACACAACAGAGCAAAGTGGCCCCCAGCAGtgcagccagccgccccgtcctgTCCAGTCGCTCTGACCAG agcCAAAAGAATGAAGTTTTTTTGGATGTGGTCGAGAGATTGTCTGTACTGATAGCATCTAAT GGATCCCTGCTGAAGGTGGATGTGCAGGGAGAGATTCGGCTCAAGAGCTTCCTTCCTAGCGGCTCTG AGATGCGCATTGGCTTGACGGAAGAGTTTTGTGTGGGGAAGTCAGAGCTGAGAG gtTATGGGCCAGGAATCCGGGTCGATGAAGTCTCGTTTCACAGCTCTGTGAATCTGGACGAATTTGAGTCTCATCGAATCCTCCGCTTGCAACCACCTCAGGGCGAG CTGACTGTGATGCGGTACCAACTCTCCGATGACCTCCCCTCACCGCTCCCCTTCCGGCTCTTCCCCTCTGTGCAGTGGGACCGAGGCTCAGGCCG GCTCCAGGTTTATCTAAAGTTGCGATGTGACCTGCTCTCAAAGAG CCAAGCCCTCAATGTCAGGCTGCACCTCCCCCTGCCTCGAGGGGTGGTCAG CCTGTCTCAGGAGCTGAGCAGCCCAGAGCAGAAGGCTGAGCTGGCAGAGGGAGCCCTTCGCTGGGACCTGCCTCGGGTGCAAGGAGGCTCTCAACTCTCAGGCCTTTTCCAG ATGGACGTCCCAGGGCCCCCAGGACCTCCCAGCCATGGGCTCTCCACCTCGGCCTCTCCTCTGGGGCTGGGCCCTGCCAGTCTCTCCTTCGAGCTTCCCCGGCACACGTGCTCTGGCCTCCAGGTCCGATTCCTCAGGCTGGCCTTCAGGCCATGCGGCAATGCCAACCCCCACAAGTGGGTGCGACACCTAAGCCACAGCGACGCCTATGTCATTCGGATCTGA